In Pseudomonas glycinae, the DNA window CGAGCGAATTCGAGGCCCTGGAAAGCGAGCTGGCCAAAGCCTCGTCGATGCACGAAAGCGGGCAGATCGACTGGCTGAAAATTCGCGAAAACAGCGAAAACCTCCTGCGTACCCAATCCAAGGACTTGCGTGTCGGCGCCTGGCTGACCTGGTCGCTGTACCAGCGTGAATCCTTCCCCGGCCTGCTGGCCGGCCTCGGTTTTCTGCACCATTTGTCGGAAAACAACTGGGCCGAGATTCACCCGCTCAAACCCCGCACCCGGGCCGCCGCCATCGGCTGGCTGGTGCCGCGTCTTGAGCAGGTGATCACCGAGAACATCGCGATCAAGGAACAGCTGCCGATGTTCCGGCAGTTGTCCGAGCATCTGTCCGGTCTCGACGCCGTCTGCACCGAGCATCTGGGCGATGATGCGCCGCTGCTGCTGCCGCTCTCCCGTCGTCTGAAAACCATGATCCAGCGCGCCGCCGACAACCAGCCGGCGCCCGGCGTGGTGGGCGCGGCGGTGGCCCAGGTCAAGCAGGCGGCGACTCAGTTGCTGGCACCCGGTGCGCCGATCGACAACGAGAAAGAAGCCCACAAGGCCCTGCGCGCCCAGCAGGAAAGCGCCCGCCCGTTGTGCGCCTGGTGGCTCAAGCAGAAAGCCACCGACCTGCGCGCGCTGCGCCTCAACCGCACCTTGCTGTGGATGACGATCGACGCGGTGCCCGAGCGCAACGCCGAGCAGATCACCGTGCTGCGCGGGTTGCCGGTCGACAAGCTCAAGCAGTATCAGGACCGCTTCGATCAGGGCAAATACGCCGACCTGCTGGTGGAACTGGAGGCGAGCCTGGCGAAGGCACCGTTCTGGTTCGATGGCCAGAGGATGGTCTGGGAATGTCTCCAGAACCTCAACGCCGAGCTGGCCATGCGCGAAGTGGAAATCCACTTCGCGCTTTTGATTCAACGCCTGCCCGGCATCATCGAGCTGCGTTTCCATGACGGCGCGCCGTTCGCCGATCCGTCCACCCGGGCGTGGATCGCCGCCAACGTCATGCCGCACCTGCAAAGCGCCAGCGCGCCGCGCAAGGTCGAAACCGAAAACGCCGAAACCCAGCCGGCCTGGGAAAAGGCCCTCGAAGAAGTCCAGCCGATCCTGCGCAAGGAAGGCCTCAAGCCCGCAGTGCAGATCCTCAAGCAGGGCCTGCAATCGGCGCACGGCGGGCGCGAACGCTTCTTCTGGCAGTTCGCCCTCGCGCGGCTGTGTTTCCTGGCCAAGAAATACGAACTGGCCAAGAACCAGCTCGAAACCCTCGATCAGACATTACAGGACTCAGGCCTGCACGCCTGGGAGCCCGATCTTGCATTGGAAGTGCTGCACCTGCTGCACAGTTGCTGCGAGTTGTTACCGCAGAACCATGCCGTACGTGAACGCAAGGAAGAGATTTATCGCAGGCTGTGCCACCTCGACCTCGAAGTGGTACTCGAATAGGCCCCAGGGCCACAACCGCAAGGAGAAAAGCCATGGCCAAAGAAGGCTCGGTAGCCCCCAAGGAACGCATCAACGTCACCTTCAAACCCGCCACCGGCGGTGCTCAGGAAGAGATTGAACTGCCGCTGAAGCTGCTGGCAATCGGTGACTACACCCACCGCAAGGACGATCGCAAGATCGAGGATCGCAAGCCGATCAGCATCGACAAGATGACCTTCGACGAAGTGCTGGCCAAGCAAGAGCTGGGTCTGACGCTGAGCGTGCCGAACCGTCTGCAGGAAGATGGCGAGGCCGACGAGCTGGCTGTGCAACTGCGCGTCAACTCCATGAAGGACTTCAACCCGGCCAGCCTGGTCGAGCAAGTGCCTGAGCTGAAAAAACTGATGGAACTGCGCGACGCGCTGGTGGCCCTCAAAGGCCCGCTGGGTAACGCACCTGCGTTCCGTAAAGCCATCGAAGGCGTGCTCGCCGACGATGAATCCCGCGGTCGCGTACTCGGTGAGCTGGGCCTGAACGCCGCAGCTCCGGACGCTTGAGACTCCAGCAGCCAAGGAAGCCAACACAATGAGCACTAGCGCAGCACAACAGAACGCCGCAGAAAACGGCGAGTACAGCATTCTCGACAGCATCATCGCCGAAACCCGCCTGACGCCGGACGACGAAGCCTACGACATCGCCAAGCGCGGTGTGTCGGCGTTCATCGAAGAGCTGCTCAAGCCGCAGAACAACGGTGAGCCGGTCAAGAAAGCCATGGTTGACCGCATGATCGCCGAGATCGATGCCAAGCTCAGCCGTCAGATGGACGAAATCCTGCACCACCCGGACTTCCAGGCCCTGGAATCGTCGTGGCGTGGCCTGCAACTGCTGGTCGACCGCACCAACTTCCGCGAAAACATCAAGATCGAAATCCTCAACGTCTCCAAAGAAGACCTGCTTGACGATTTCGAAGACTCGCCGGAAGTCATGCAGTCGGGCCTGTACAAGCACATCTACACCGCTGAATACGGCCAGTTCGGTGGTCAGCCGGTTGGCGCGATCATTGCCAACTACTACATGTCCCCAAGCTCGCCGGACGTGAAGCTGATGCAGTACGTGTCCAGCGTAGCCTGCATGTCCCACGCGCCGTTCATCGCCGCCGCCGGCCCGAAATTCTTCGGCCTGGAAAGCTTCACCGGTCTGCCGGACCTGAAGGATCTGAAAGATCACTTCGAAGGCCCGCAATTCGCCAAATGGCAGAGCTTCCGTACCTCCGAAGACTCCCGCTACGTTGGCCTGACCGTGCCGCGTTTCCTGCTGCGTAACCCGTACGACCCGGAAGAGAACCCGGTCAAATCGTTCGTGTACAAGGAAAACGTTGCCAACAGCCACGAGCACTACCTGTGGGGCAACACCGCTTACGCGTTCGGCACCAAGCTGACCGACAGCTTCGCCAAATTCCGCTGGTGCCCGAACATCATCGGCCCACAGAGCGGTGGCGCGGTTGAAGACCTGCCTCTGCACCACTTCGAAAGCATGGGCGAAATCGAAACCAAGATTCCTACCGAGGTTCTGGTTTCCGACCGTCGTGAATACGAACTGGCCGAGGAAGGCTTCATCTCCCTGACCATGCGTAAAGGCTCCGACAACGCGGCGTTCTTCTCCGCGAGCTCGGTGCAGAAGCCGAAGTTCTTCGGCATCAGCGCAGAAGGCAAGGCCGCAGAGCTGAACTACAAGCTCGGCACCCAACTGCCGTACATGATGATCGTCAACCGCCTGGCTCACTACCTGAAAGTGCTGCAGCGCGAGCAACTCGGTTCGTGGAAAGAGCGGACCGACCTCGAGCTGGAACTGAACAAGTGGATCCGCCAGTACGTGGCCGACCAGGAAAACCCGAGCGCCGAAGTGCGTGGCCGTCGTCCGCTGCGCGCTGCGCAAGTGATCGTCAGCGACGTTGAAGGCGAGCCGGGCTGGTACCGCGTCAGCCTGAACGTGCGTCCGCACTTCAAGTACATGGGGGCCGATTTCACCCTGTCGCTGGTTGGCAAGCTGGACAAAGAGTAAGAGCGACTCATGGACGGATACGGCAGCCTTTTCGAGCGCCTCAACGGCGACGCGGAACAGCGCAAGGGCAAGAGCCTCGAGGCTTCGGCCATGGCGTCGGTGGCTGCCCATCTGGCCAAAATGCTCAGCACCCGGGCCGGCAGCGTGCAAACGCTGTCCGACTACGGGTTGCCCGATCTCAATGACATGCGCCTGAGCCTGCACGACTCCCTGAGTCAGGCCCGCCTGGCCATCGAAAGCTTCATCGAAGCCTACGAACCGCGCCTGAGCAACGTGCGTGTCATTTCCCTGCCGCGAGACCACGACCAGCTACGCCTGGCCTTCAGCATCGAAGGCCTGCTGGAAGTCGAGGGTTTCAAGCGTCAGGTCAGTTTCGCCGCGCGCCTGGATGGCAGCGGTCAAGTGAAGGTCAACTAAGGAGAACCCCGATGTCTGGCAAACCTGCAGCACGCGTATCCGACCCCACCGCTTGCCCGCTCCCCGGCCACGGCACCAATCCGATCGCCGCCGGTTCCGGCGACGTGTTCTTCGACGGCCTCCCGGCGGCCCGCGAAGGCGATGCCTCCGCGTGTGGTGGTGCGATGGTCGGCGGTTTGGCCACGACGGTGAAAATCAACAGCAAGTCTGCTGTCACTGTTGATTCCGTAGGCTCCCACGGTAACAAAGTCACCGCCGGTTCCGGGACGGTGATTATCGGGAATTCACATTCGCCGGCGCCGTTTGTGCCGCCGGAGCCGGTCATCATTCCTGGAATATTCAATCGTGTCTTTGAATTCAAAACTGCAGATGGCAGGACGGTTGAAAATTTAAACTACACCATGCGTTCTGATAGCGGGATTGAGAAAACAGGCTCAACGTCTACAGGTATGTCAGGTGGTTTTTCAACTGGCAAAACAGCAGAGCCTGTAACTATATATATTTCGGCGGACTAATAAGCATGGAGACCATAATCAACATCGATGGTGTCGCTTACACGTTTGTGACGCAGGATGAAGTGACGACGCTTAAGGTTCTTGCTGAAACAACTGAAAGCAAAGATACAAAACCAAAGAAAGTTGACCTTCCGTCGGCGTGGATTATTACCAGGAAAAACGGCGTTCCTCTCTTCGCCTTGAAACCAGGTAAGGATGACTCTGCATTCAGAATTATCACCGCAGAAAAGCTATACGCAGAAAAAGGTCAATGGTTTGAACCGTTGGCCAGATATTACAGAGAACTTATCTGGCTTAATCCTGAAACAATGCAGGCTGGAACGGATTCAAATACCGCATATAAGCATGTTACTTGGCAGGAGCTGATTGACTTTGCGGTTGTTGACCGTTTTTCTTTTACCTTCCACTCCGGACTGCCAGGTGACTGGAAATTCCAGAGCGCTGGCGGTGACGAATTCCTGATGGTGTTCATGGAGGATAAACCCTATTGGGCTGATGGAATCGGCCAAGTGCCTTTTGCGGTTAATACCTATAGAAAATATCTACGAGAAACAAAGCAGGTAGATCTCGCGATAAAGATGGCTGGCGAAACGGGCGTGAAGTGGGGCGACGGTAAGGCCTATACTGGCGCAGAGAAAGGTCCGAAAGACGTTTACGACAACTTCATCATATTGCGAGGGATTTTGTGGGCGAAAGAAAACTGTAAGTTAGTGGTAAAAAAAGACACGGTATACGATAAAGGTATTCCTCACGTAATTGAACTTACTGAGGCGCCTTACGTTCCCGTTTCTAATGCTAAGTTGGTAAATTCTATCTCGCAAGGCGATATGGATCAGTACGGGACATGGAATAAATGAGTGTGAGTCGCTGGATCGGTCTTGTGCCGCATTTAATAGTGTGCGTAATTTACATTCCTTTGCATAATTATTGCGTCGATGTATATATAGATATGTATGGTGGGCTGACATCTAGAGGCGTCGGTATCGGCATGACGCCGGATCTAATGGTTCAGTATTTTGTGTTGATGAATGCTATAACTTTTTTTATTTCAAAGCTTAAACTCAAACTCGTTTTTGTTGCATTCATGCTGTCGCTTATTTTGTATTATTTTTTGCCACACTATCCCGTCCGTGCGATGGCATACACATTAATGGGTGGCATTCTGACTTTTGCGGCGATATTCGCTGGTCAATTAATTGATCGCCTTTTTTTTCGAAAATAAAAGTTGAAACATGACTGTAGGGTGTCATCGCCGATGTAGCCCGCGTGAGTCGTTCTGCTGTTTTTTAATGAGTTCCACTACCAGGCAGGTAACCCGTGTCCTTTAACCACTACTACCAAAGCGAACTCACCGCACTGCGCCAACTGGGCCGCCGTTTTGCCGAGCGTAGTCCGGCGTTGGCGCCGTTCCTGGGGCAGGCCGGGCGGGATCCGGATGTGGAGCGGTTGCTGGAAGGCTTTGCGTTTCTGACCGGGCGGCTGCGCCAGAAGCTCGATGACGAGTTGCCGGAGCTCAGCCATTCCCTGATGCAGTTGTTGTGGCCGAACTACATGCGCCCGCTGCCGGCGTTCAGCATTCTGCAGTTCGATCCGCTCAAGCGTTCCGGGCCGGCGCTGAAGGTCGAGCGTGATACGCCGATCGAGAGCGTGCCGATCGAAGACGTGCGTTGCCGCTTTCGCACCTGCTACCCGACCGAAGTCATGGCGCTGGATCTGGCCGCGCTGAACTACTCGGTGAAGGGCGACGGTTCGCTGCTCAGCCTGCGCCTGGAGATGAGTGCCGACGGCCACCTCGGCGAGCTTGAGCTGAGCAAGCTGCGCCTGCACTTTGCCGGCGAGCGCTACATCAGCCAGATGCTCTACCTGAGCCTGCTGCGCAACCTCGACGGCATCGAACTTATCCCGCTCGACGGCGCCGGCAAGCCGATCGATGGCGTGAGCGGCAAGCCGATGGCGTTCAAGATTCCGGGCGACCGGGTCAAACCGGTGGGCTTTGCCGAAGAAGAAGCGTTGATCCCGTATCCGCTGAACACTTTCCGCGGCTATCGCTATCTGCAGGAATACTTCGCCTTCCAGGACAAGTTCCTGTTCGTCGATGTCCACGGCCTCGACATCCTCAAGGCGCTGCCGGAAGACACCCTCAAGCAGATGCGCGGCCTGGAATTGCGCTTCGACATCCGCAAGAGCGGCATCATGCGCATGCGTCCGACCCTGGATAACGTGAAGCTGTTCTGCACGCCGATCGTCAATCTGTTCAAGCACGACGCACTGCCGATCCGCCTCGACGGCAAACAGGACGAATACCTGCTGCTG includes these proteins:
- the tssA gene encoding type VI secretion system protein TssA; this encodes MSYSSKLSAHYLELAKVSVSKENFAGEDVRFSSEFEALESELAKASSMHESGQIDWLKIRENSENLLRTQSKDLRVGAWLTWSLYQRESFPGLLAGLGFLHHLSENNWAEIHPLKPRTRAAAIGWLVPRLEQVITENIAIKEQLPMFRQLSEHLSGLDAVCTEHLGDDAPLLLPLSRRLKTMIQRAADNQPAPGVVGAAVAQVKQAATQLLAPGAPIDNEKEAHKALRAQQESARPLCAWWLKQKATDLRALRLNRTLLWMTIDAVPERNAEQITVLRGLPVDKLKQYQDRFDQGKYADLLVELEASLAKAPFWFDGQRMVWECLQNLNAELAMREVEIHFALLIQRLPGIIELRFHDGAPFADPSTRAWIAANVMPHLQSASAPRKVETENAETQPAWEKALEEVQPILRKEGLKPAVQILKQGLQSAHGGRERFFWQFALARLCFLAKKYELAKNQLETLDQTLQDSGLHAWEPDLALEVLHLLHSCCELLPQNHAVRERKEEIYRRLCHLDLEVVLE
- the tssB gene encoding type VI secretion system contractile sheath small subunit codes for the protein MAKEGSVAPKERINVTFKPATGGAQEEIELPLKLLAIGDYTHRKDDRKIEDRKPISIDKMTFDEVLAKQELGLTLSVPNRLQEDGEADELAVQLRVNSMKDFNPASLVEQVPELKKLMELRDALVALKGPLGNAPAFRKAIEGVLADDESRGRVLGELGLNAAAPDA
- the tssF gene encoding type VI secretion system baseplate subunit TssF, which gives rise to MSFNHYYQSELTALRQLGRRFAERSPALAPFLGQAGRDPDVERLLEGFAFLTGRLRQKLDDELPELSHSLMQLLWPNYMRPLPAFSILQFDPLKRSGPALKVERDTPIESVPIEDVRCRFRTCYPTEVMALDLAALNYSVKGDGSLLSLRLEMSADGHLGELELSKLRLHFAGERYISQMLYLSLLRNLDGIELIPLDGAGKPIDGVSGKPMAFKIPGDRVKPVGFAEEEALIPYPLNTFRGYRYLQEYFAFQDKFLFVDVHGLDILKALPEDTLKQMRGLELRFDIRKSGIMRMRPTLDNVKLFCTPIVNLFKHDALPIRLDGKQDEYLLLPAEYDLENCGVFSVETVTGWKPGGLGYQEYVPFESFEHDPSFDVPNSRPHYSIRQRSSLLHDGLDTYLSFGIRHTEAHETLSIELVCTNQNLPRKLKLGQICMACEETPEFLSFRNITPATSSFAPPLNRDFLWKLISNMSLNYLSLADVNALKVILETYDLPRYYDQHAEKVSKRLLGGLKHIKHHHVDRLHRGLPVRGLRTELTIDPEGYIGEGDLFVFASVLNEFFALYASLNSFHELRVKSTQGEVYQWTPRMGLQPLL
- the tssE gene encoding type VI secretion system baseplate subunit TssE, whose amino-acid sequence is MDGYGSLFERLNGDAEQRKGKSLEASAMASVAAHLAKMLSTRAGSVQTLSDYGLPDLNDMRLSLHDSLSQARLAIESFIEAYEPRLSNVRVISLPRDHDQLRLAFSIEGLLEVEGFKRQVSFAARLDGSGQVKVN
- the tssC gene encoding type VI secretion system contractile sheath large subunit, which translates into the protein MSTSAAQQNAAENGEYSILDSIIAETRLTPDDEAYDIAKRGVSAFIEELLKPQNNGEPVKKAMVDRMIAEIDAKLSRQMDEILHHPDFQALESSWRGLQLLVDRTNFRENIKIEILNVSKEDLLDDFEDSPEVMQSGLYKHIYTAEYGQFGGQPVGAIIANYYMSPSSPDVKLMQYVSSVACMSHAPFIAAAGPKFFGLESFTGLPDLKDLKDHFEGPQFAKWQSFRTSEDSRYVGLTVPRFLLRNPYDPEENPVKSFVYKENVANSHEHYLWGNTAYAFGTKLTDSFAKFRWCPNIIGPQSGGAVEDLPLHHFESMGEIETKIPTEVLVSDRREYELAEEGFISLTMRKGSDNAAFFSASSVQKPKFFGISAEGKAAELNYKLGTQLPYMMIVNRLAHYLKVLQREQLGSWKERTDLELELNKWIRQYVADQENPSAEVRGRRPLRAAQVIVSDVEGEPGWYRVSLNVRPHFKYMGADFTLSLVGKLDKE
- a CDS encoding PAAR domain-containing protein, with translation MSGKPAARVSDPTACPLPGHGTNPIAAGSGDVFFDGLPAAREGDASACGGAMVGGLATTVKINSKSAVTVDSVGSHGNKVTAGSGTVIIGNSHSPAPFVPPEPVIIPGIFNRVFEFKTADGRTVENLNYTMRSDSGIEKTGSTSTGMSGGFSTGKTAEPVTIYISAD